The DNA region TGCGTGTGGGGTCATAGTGGTAGAGCACCGCTGCACAAGCCGGTTGTGTACTGCGCAATACCCACATAAAGCTTTGCGTTTCAGCCGCACGCCCCGTTTCATTCAATACTTGCACTCGCGTTTCATCTGCATGAAGAATCGCTTGCTCCAACATTCTTTCATGGATCAGATTAATCAATGGTTGTACGATGGCGCCGCAGCGAACCATCCAGTTGGCAAGTGTCGTACGATCCATCTCCACGCCAATACGTTTGAAGATCTCCGTTTGGCGATACAGCGGTAAGGCATCCACATATTTTTGCGTGGCGATATGGGCCAGAAGGCCGGGTGAGGCGATGCTTTTTTCAATGGGTTGCGAAGGTTTCCTTGCAGTCACAAGATAGTTTTCGCAACACGGGCAAGCGTATTTCAAACGCTTGTGATGTAACACCCGAACACTGGCGGGAATAATGTCCAATTGTTCATGGGATTCAAAACCGATAGGTTTTAATTCAGCACCATCGTGCGGACAACATTTTTGACCCTCGGGCAGATCATGGATAATCTCGATGCGGGGTAACTCTTTGGGAATAGATGCACGTTTTTTCTTGCGCTTGTGTTCTGCCACCACCGTGGCATCGGCAAATGCATCGGCTTGCTCAGGGACTTCAGCTTCCGCTGTATCTTCCGCCTCGGTAAACACCAGCTCCGACTGGATCACGTCCTGCTTTTCACTGGAGCTGCCAAATTGTTTTTGCTGGAGCGAGAGGATATATTCTTCAAGAATACGAATACGTTTTTCTTTGTTTTGAAGGGATTTTTCCTGCGCTGAAATAATATCGTCTTTATCGGCAACTATTTTTTGCAGATCAATATTTTCTTGCAGAAGATCGGGTTTGTTTTCCATCCACACATCTTATAAAAAACCTGCGCAGGTTGATAGCACTAATTCGCCGAGAAGAAATATTTTTCTGTGTGTGGTTGAAGCTTTTCAATATCTAACCCGCGCAACAGCCAATCAAACTGTTCGTGAGTCAGTGATAACACAGCATCACCCCGGCGTGGCCATTTGAATTTATCTTTTTCCAGCCGCTTGTACCACAGGCAGAACCCGGTTTTATCCCAATACAGGATTTTGATTTTGTTGCGGCTGCGACTACCAAACACAAACACGGCGGGTGAAAATGCATCCAGACCCATGGATTCCTGCACCAGTACACTCAACCCGTTAATCGATTTACGAAAATCCACCGGCAGACGATGGACATAGACCGGTACATCTTCCCACTGGATCATGCCAGCTCCCTGAGCCAGTGGGCCAGCCATTGGGGGGGTGGCAATACACCGAATTCCAGCTTGCCAGCGTTACTGTGAATGACCAGGGCACTTGTCATCACCCCGGAAACACCAGGCTTCGTTTCCGGTTTCACGTTAACACGAACAAAGCCGGTTTCCATGTTACCAACCGCCCTCACCAATTGCTTGCGGCGCAGACTGAAGTATTTGGGGCACAGATTATGCTGTTTACAGAACTCTGCTGCTGATACACCGCTGGTATTGTGCTGTGTAAATAGTTCCTGCCATTGGTCACGCGTGCGTTTTTTCATAAAGCCTCCTATTGGTTGGGAGGCTGTACGCTAGTTGAAAAATGGAATTGTAGGTAGAGTGCTGTTGGTTAGGTGCTTACTTTAAAAACAATCTTCACTGAATTACCCAATGCGACAAGCCTCGAACAGATCGAGGCATTATTACCGTGGAATTACAAGGATGGGGTTAGTTAGGCGTTTACGATATTGCCATAACTGTCATAGCTGATGGTTTTGATAATATTGCCACTGCTATCGGTAATCACCCTCGGGCTACCCAAGTGATCGGTTTGAATAAAATAACGCTGATCACTTTGGGTAAAACTGGTTGGAGTGTGACCAAGAGTGTATTCAAACCGCTGCTTCAAATTACCGCTGCCATCATAAGTGGCTAGCAAGGTCGTAAGGTCTTGCCACAAATATTGTTCTGTAACCGTCCCATTAACCAGCTTTGCTACACGATTACCCAGGGCATTGTGGCAATAGCAGGTGTTTATGTTTTTTTGTAATCTGCTATTTTCTCTGCCAATTTCTGGCATCTATAACTCGCTACCAATAACCATAAGGATGGAATAATAAAAAATGGAAGGAGTGATAATATAAATGAAGAAAACATATTTTTAATAAGATTAAAGATTAAATTGGCAGACTCCTCGCTAAGATTTTCAAGTAAAAAAATCTTTAATTCTGCAAGGTTTTTAAAAAAAAGAGTCCACACAAAAATAATGGTAAGCACTATTAGAAAAATAACATAGAGGAATGCATAATTGGTTTGTCTGTTATAGAATTTTTTGTCAAATTTTTCTTCGAGTTTCATGTCGTCCTCATTGTTTTTAGTTGCCTAATGGCAAGAATTAGCTTTGTCAATGGCATCTTGAAGTTTATCAATTTTTTCTTGTAGGCTGTCCAGCTTTGGTTGAATTTCTTTTATTTGCTCTTCTGGAGTTGTCGCCCAATCCCAAATGGTTAGACCGCCAGCGATCAGGACAAGCCCTAGCCCAAATGGTGCTACAGGACCGCCATAAGCAATTAAAGCACCG from Cellvibrio japonicus Ueda107 includes:
- the tnpB gene encoding IS66 family insertion sequence element accessory protein TnpB (TnpB, as the term is used for proteins encoded by IS66 family insertion elements, is considered an accessory protein, since TnpC, encoded by a neighboring gene, is a DDE family transposase.) — encoded protein: MIQWEDVPVYVHRLPVDFRKSINGLSVLVQESMGLDAFSPAVFVFGSRSRNKIKILYWDKTGFCLWYKRLEKDKFKWPRRGDAVLSLTHEQFDWLLRGLDIEKLQPHTEKYFFSAN
- the tnpA gene encoding IS66 family insertion sequence element accessory protein TnpA; this translates as MKKRTRDQWQELFTQHNTSGVSAAEFCKQHNLCPKYFSLRRKQLVRAVGNMETGFVRVNVKPETKPGVSGVMTSALVIHSNAGKLEFGVLPPPQWLAHWLRELA
- a CDS encoding RHS domain-containing protein, translating into MWQDLTTLLATYDGSGNLKQRFEYTLGHTPTSFTQSDQRYFIQTDHLGSPRVITDSSGNIIKTISYDSYGNIVNA
- the tnpC gene encoding IS66 family transposase, which encodes MENKPDLLQENIDLQKIVADKDDIISAQEKSLQNKEKRIRILEEYILSLQQKQFGSSSEKQDVIQSELVFTEAEDTAEAEVPEQADAFADATVVAEHKRKKKRASIPKELPRIEIIHDLPEGQKCCPHDGAELKPIGFESHEQLDIIPASVRVLHHKRLKYACPCCENYLVTARKPSQPIEKSIASPGLLAHIATQKYVDALPLYRQTEIFKRIGVEMDRTTLANWMVRCGAIVQPLINLIHERMLEQAILHADETRVQVLNETGRAAETQSFMWVLRSTQPACAAVLYHYDPTRSGKVITELLHDFDGALMTDGYAAYNAPCEKNSITHLACWAHARRKFIEAQKIQKAGKTGKADQAIAFIQQLYGIEKSIKDKTPEEKYQLRQTQSLPMLQKIKAWLDKSIAHALPQSLIGKALHYLHEQWPKLICYVESGDYPIDNNAAENAIRPFVIGRKNWLFSASPKGAAASANLYSVIETAKANGLEPYTYLRKVFSELPQATSLEQIEALLPWNVKSGVD